In one window of Oryza sativa Japonica Group chromosome 9, ASM3414082v1 DNA:
- the LOC107278841 gene encoding probable kinase CHARK, translating into MGTGEYGFASPSQTPFSFEVLSEATNNFSEERLLREEGQFSAFYKGDLTHLGISVAAAVKWLKIKSGQAFAVENYVKEFATISLAIRHRNIVPFLGWSSEQDNLCLVYKYVKNWSLHDHLYSPGRLLTWPTRYKIVFAIGSGLKHLHQDVRPTFPHGNIKPSNVLLDEEMNAKLGDFGLPRHFFQYDGETASSSYRQMPVSSRGYVEPGLLHTDQATTSSDVYSFGVVLLEIACGQPPIILQQDQAEANSLVKFVWECHKKGSIIEAADKRLNGEFNREQMERVLRVGLLCARRGSSQRLSMGDAMMLLEGVGF; encoded by the exons ATGGGCACTGGAGAATATGGTTTTGCGTCGCCTTCACAGACTCCGTTTTCTTTCGAAGTATTATCGGAAGCGACGAATAATTTCTCCGAGGAACGGTTGCTCCGTGAGGAAGGTCAGTTTAGTGCATTCTACAAGGGGGACCTGACACATTTAGGCATCTCTGTAGCTGCTGCTGTGAAATGGCTGAAAATAAAGTCAGGACAGGCCTTTGCGGTGGAGAACTACGTGAAGGAGTTTGCAACCATCAGCCTAGCGATCAGACATCGCAACATTGTGCCGTTCCTAGGTTGGTCCAGCGAGCAAGATAATCTATGCCTggtatataaatatgtaaagaACTGGAGCCTCCACGATCATCTCTACAGTCCAGGAAGACTTCTTACATGGCCTACGAg GTACAAGATAGTATTTGCCATAGGCTCCGGCCTTAAGCACCTCCATCAGGACGTCCGCCCCACATTCCCGCACGGCAACATCAAACCAAGCAATGTGTTGCTGGACGAAGAGATGAACGCAAAGCTCGGCGATTTCGGGCTGCCTCGGCACTTCTTTCAGTACGATGGTGAAACCGCCTCTAGCTCATATCGACAAATGCCGGTCAGCTCTCGAGGATACGTGGAACCTGGGTTACTCCACACGGATCAGGCAACCACCTCGTCGGACGTCTACAGCTTCGGAGTTGTGCTGCTGGAGATTGCGTGCGGTCAGCCGCCTATTATCCTCCAGCAAGACCAGGCTGAAGCAAATAGCCTTGTTAAATTCGTCTGGGAGTGCCACAAAAAGGGTTCGATAATTGAAGCAGCGGACAAGCGGCTGAATGGCGAGTTCAACCGGGAGCAGATGGAGCGCGTGTTGCGGGTTGGGCTCTTGTGTGCTCGCCGAGGCAGCAGCCAGCGCCTATCCATGGGCGACGCAATGATGTTGTTAGAGGGGGTTGGATTTTGA